ACGCGTCGCCTCTTGCGCAGGCTCCCCCGGCTCTGCTCAATCGCCGGGACGGGAGGAGAGGAGAGGAATGCGACCACTGCTCGCGGCGATCGCCGCGTCGTCGATGCTCGCCGGCTGCGCGCACACCTTCGGCAAGCCACCACAGACGGTGAGCGCGCCGCCGGAAGGCCGCGGGCGGCCGAAGATCATCCTCAGCAGCGCCACCGCCGGCCCCGGGGCGACGGTGACCATCACCGCCACCCTGCAGACCGGCGGGGCGCGGATCGCCGGCACGCAGAACGACATCAGCTTCGACCCGCACGCCATCGCCGTCGTCCGCAAGGCCAACGGCAGGCCCGATTGCCGCGCCAACGCCGCGCTCGGCAAGGAGGGCACCGCCTTCACCTTCGTGCCGCAGCTCTGCGCCCCGGGGGCCTGCGACAGCATGCGGGCGCTGGTGCTGTCGCTCTCCAACATCGACACCATCCCCGACGGCAGCGTGCTCTACACCTGCACCGTCGAGGTGAGCCTCGACGCGACCTCGGGCGCCAAGCCGCTGCGCCTGTCGCGGGTCGGCTTCAGCGATCCCGGCGGCAAGGTGATCAGCGGCGTCGGCGTCGACGGCAGCGTCACGGTGGGGAGGTAGCCATGGAATTCGCCCTCTTCTACGAGATCCCCGTCGCCCGCCCGTGGACGCGGCGCAGCGAGCGCGACGCCTACCACCAGGTCCTCGAGCAGGCGGTGCTCGGCGAGCAGGCCGGCTTCCACAGCCTGTGGACCGTCGAGCACCACTTCCTCGAGGAGTTCTCGCACTGTTCCAATCCGGAGGTGCTGTACGGCGCCATCGCCGCCCGCACCTCGCGGCTGCGGCTCGGCTACGGCGTGCGGCTGATGCCCTTTCCCTACAACCACCCGGTGCGCTCCGCCGAATCGGCGGCGGTGCTCGATCTCCTCTCCGACGGCCGGGTCGAATTCGGCACCGGCCGCTCGTCGACCCGCGCCGAGCTCGAGGGCTTCGGCATCGATCCGCACCGCACGCGCGAGCTCTGGGAGGAGGCGCTCGACGTCGTCGTCGCCGCCTGGACGAACGACGTCCTGGAGTGGAACGGCAAGCAGTTCCACATCCCGCCGCGCCGCGTCCTGCCGAAGCCGATCCAGGATCCGCACCCGCCGCTGTGGGGCGCCACGTCGAGCCCCGACAGCCACCGCATCATGGGCGAGAAGGGCATGGGACTGCTCTCCTTCACCATCGGCACGCCGCCGGAGGAGCTGAAGGAGCGCATCGACCTCTACCGCGACGGCCTGACGCGGGCCACGCCGGTCGGCAAGTTCGTCAACGGACGCGCCGGCACCTTCACCATGGTCAACGTCGCCGCAAGCCGCGAGCAGGCGCGCGCCAACGCCGCCGAGTCGTTCGAGTGGTACGCCAGACGCGGCACCGAGGCGGTGGCGTCGGTGTCCAAGTGGATGCGCGAGCTCGGCCAGGCGTCCGGCACCTACGCCTACGGCGACGCGCTCGCCGATCTCGACACCAGCTTCCTCACCTACGACTTCCTGGAATCCAGCGGCGCCTGCATCGTCGGCACGCCCGCCGACTGCATCGAGACCGCCAAGCGCTACGAGGCCGCCGGCTGCGATCTGCTCCTCTGCCTGATGAATCCCTACAAGGTGCCGCACCGCGCCGTCATGGAGTCCATCGAGCTGATGGGACAGCACGTCATCCCGGCGCTGAAGAAGTGACCGCGGGCGCGTTCACCCTCGCAGGTGCCACGCCTTCGGCTGGGCGAAGGCGCGGATGCCGTGCGTGGAGAGGGTCAGCCCGGTGCCGGAGTGGCGGCGGCCCGACCACGGCAGGCGCGGGGTGACGCGGTCGCAACAGTTCCAGTACACGCTGCCCGTGGGCATCGCGGCGAGGATGCGCTCGGCGCGCGCCCGCGCCCGGGTGTAGACCCCGGCGGTGAGCCCGTACTCGGTGTCGCGCATCAGCGCCACCGCCTCGGCGTCGTCGCCCACCACCTGGATGCCGATCACCGGGCCGAAGGACTCCTCGCGCATCACCGTCATCGCGTGATCCACGTCGGTCAGCACGGTCGGCGCGAAGTAGTTGCCCGGCCCTTCCAGCGGCGCGCCGCCGGTGCGCACGGTGGCGCCCCTGGCGCGGGCGTCCGCGACCTGCGCCGCGAGCACCGCGAGCTGCGGCCGACGGGCGAGCGGGCCGATGTAGGTGCGGGGGTCGAGCGGATCGCCGACGGCGAAGCCGCGCACCGTCTCGACGAACGCGTCGATGAATGCCGGCGCGATGGCGCGCTGCACGTACACCCGCTCGACGGCGCAGCAGCTCTGGCCGGCGTTGTAGAAGGCGCCGTCGGCCACCGCCGCCGCGGTCTCGGCCACCGGCACGTCGTCGCAGACGTAGATCGGATCCTTGCCCCCGAGCTCGAGCTGGACGCGCAGCAGGCGCGGCGCCGCGGCGCGCGCGATGCGCACGCCGGTGGCGTACGAGCCGGTGAAGTAGACCGCGTCGATGTCGGCCTCGACCAGCGCCGCCCCCGCCTCGCCGCCGCCCACCACCGGCTGGACGACGTCCGCCGGCACGCCGGCGTCGCGCAGGCGCTCGACCATCGCCAGCCCGGTCCGGGTCGCCAGCTCCGACGGCTTGTAGAGCACGGCGTTGCCCGCCAGCAGCGCCGGCGGCAGCACGTTGGCGGCGACGAAGTAGGGATAGTTCCAGGCCGAGACGTGGGCGACGACGCCGAGCGGCTCCCAGGTGATGCGCTCGCTGCCGCCGCCGTCGGCGAACACCTCCTCGGCGGCCAGCGCCGCCTCGCCGTGCTCGAGGACGAACTCCAGCCGCTGCGTGTTGCCGATCTCCGCCCGCGCCTGGGTGATCGGCTTGCCGACTTCCTCGCTGAGCAGCCGGGCGAGCGGCTCGACGTCGGCGTGGAGCCGGTCGCGGAAGCGGCGCAGCGCGGCGATGCGTTCGCGCACCGGCGCCGCCGCCCAGGCCGGCTGCGCGGCGCGGGCGCGCGCCGCCTTGTCGGCGATGATCGCCGGCGTGTCGGCGTCGAGGGTCGCCAGGACCGTGCCGGTGGCGGGATTGATCAGGGTCAGCACGCCCGCTCCCTATCGCCGCGCCGGCGGCGGGGCAACGCCGCCGGCGGATGCGTCGCGCGCCGGCGCCTCACCAGCGTTCCGGCCAGTGCGGATGCCAGGGGCGCTCGCGCTCGAAGGCGCGCGCCGCCTGCAGCACCAGGTCGTCGCGCTGGCGCGCGGCGACGATCTGCATCCCCATCGGCAGGCCGCGGCGCGACAGGCCGACGCGCACCGTCGCCGCCGGATGCCACGAGAGGTTGAAGGGAATGGTGAACGAGCCGACGTTCGACCACGGCTGCGGCCGCCCCTCGGTCTCCTGCGGATACGGCCCCGGCGCCGGGTAGGGGTCGAACGGCACGGTCGGGGTCAGCAGCAGGTCGTAGCGGTCGAAGAGCGCGGCGCACCAGCGGACGATCGCCGCCCGCAGCGCCGCGAGCTCGCCGAAGTGGCTGGCGTTCATCTCCCGCCGCGCCAGCGCGATGCCGCTCATCAGGCCGCGCCCGATGAGGTGCTCGCGGCCGGCGAGATGCGCATCGAGCTGCGAAGCGAGGAGAAAGGCGCCGAGCAGTCCCCAGGCCCGACCCGCCTCCGGCGGGCCGCCCGCGATGCGCTCGACCGAATGGCCGAGGGCGCGGAAGACGCCGGCGGCCTCCTCGACCGCGGCGGCGACGTCGGACTGCACCACGGCGTAGCCGAGATCCGGCGAGTAGGCGATGCGCAGACCGCGCGGCGCCTCGCCGCGCACCCGCTCGAGATACGAGAAGCCGGGGTGCGGCAGGCTGGTGGGATCGAGCTCGCTGACGCCGACCACCTGGTCGAGCACCAGCGCCGCGTCCTCGACCGTCCGCGTCAGCGGTCCGTACACCGCCGTCGCGCCGTAGTCCCAGTGGTGCAGTTGCTCGCGCGGCACGCGGCCGAAGGAGGTCTTCAGCCCGAAGCAGCCGGTGAAGCTGGCGGGGATGCGGATCGAGCCGCCGCCGTCGCCGGCGGTGGCGAGCGGCAGCACGCCGGCCGCGATCGCCGCCGACGAGCCGCCGCTCGAACCGCCCGGCGTCAGCTCGAGATTCCACGGCGACCGCGTCACCCCGTGCAGGCGGTTGCGGGTGAACGCCGGGGCGCCGAACTCCGGCGCGTTGGTCTTGCCGACGACGATCGCGCCCGCCGCCTTCAGCCGCTGGACCTGCACCGAGTCGTGGTCGGCGACGCGGTCGGCGAACAGCGGCGAGCACTCGCTCCACGCCATCCCCGCCACCGGCTCGAGCTCCTTGACGCCGAGCGGGATGCCCTCCAGCGGGCGCGCCGTCCCGTCGGCGAAGCGCCGCTCGGCGGCGCGCGCCTCGGCGAAGCAGGTCTCCGGATCGCGGCGCAGGACCACGGCGTTCAGGTCCGCGTGCGTCTCGTCGATGCGGGCCTGCACCGCCTGCATCACCTCCACCGGCGACGCCGTCCGCCGGCGCAGGCGCTCGCAGAGCTCGGTCAACGACAGCGAGAGCAACTCGTGCATGGCGATCTCCTTTCCCCTTCCCGTTCCTCTGGGCTGTGCGCGACGAAAATGCCAGGCTGGCGGGTCGATGGCCCGTCTCGTGCTGTTGTCGCTGCTGCTCGCCGCCCCCGCCGGCGCGATCCCCGCCACGCCGCTGCTGACCGTCTATCAGTTCAACGGTCCGGAAGGCGTCCCCTACTATCCGCTGGACGCGTTCCCCACCCGGCCGGCCGGCACGCTGGCCCAGGGCACCAGCGTCGTCCCCTGCCTGGTCCTGCGCGACGGCGCGCCGCTCACCGATCGCGACGGCACGCCCTACGTCGGCTTCGAGGTGGTGGTCGACGCCCGCGCCGCGACTCCCGCCGACAGCGCTCGTTTCAAGGAGGTCGCGGCGCGGCGCCAGGCGCTGACGGTCGACAACCACCACTGCCCGCCGGGAACCCGCTACGTCGTCAGCGCCGCGTCGCTGTACGCGATGAACAAGCCGCCGAGCTTCGACCCGCCGCGGCCGCCGGGCGCGACCGCCGCCGCCGCGCGCGGCCAGCGCGACGAGATCGTGCGCGCCTTTCACGTCTCGCCGCAGTGCGCATCGGCCAACCTGGGGCTGATGGATCGGCGGCAGGCGCTGCAGCGGGCCTGGGACGCCTTCGCCGCCGCCAACGCCGGGCGCTGGCCGCGCGACGCGCTGCGCCAGGCACGGCAGCT
This is a stretch of genomic DNA from bacterium. It encodes these proteins:
- a CDS encoding amidase, which gives rise to MHELLSLSLTELCERLRRRTASPVEVMQAVQARIDETHADLNAVVLRRDPETCFAEARAAERRFADGTARPLEGIPLGVKELEPVAGMAWSECSPLFADRVADHDSVQVQRLKAAGAIVVGKTNAPEFGAPAFTRNRLHGVTRSPWNLELTPGGSSGGSSAAIAAGVLPLATAGDGGGSIRIPASFTGCFGLKTSFGRVPREQLHHWDYGATAVYGPLTRTVEDAALVLDQVVGVSELDPTSLPHPGFSYLERVRGEAPRGLRIAYSPDLGYAVVQSDVAAAVEEAAGVFRALGHSVERIAGGPPEAGRAWGLLGAFLLASQLDAHLAGREHLIGRGLMSGIALARREMNASHFGELAALRAAIVRWCAALFDRYDLLLTPTVPFDPYPAPGPYPQETEGRPQPWSNVGSFTIPFNLSWHPAATVRVGLSRRGLPMGMQIVAARQRDDLVLQAARAFERERPWHPHWPERW
- a CDS encoding aldehyde dehydrogenase family protein codes for the protein MLTLINPATGTVLATLDADTPAIIADKAARARAAQPAWAAAPVRERIAALRRFRDRLHADVEPLARLLSEEVGKPITQARAEIGNTQRLEFVLEHGEAALAAEEVFADGGGSERITWEPLGVVAHVSAWNYPYFVAANVLPPALLAGNAVLYKPSELATRTGLAMVERLRDAGVPADVVQPVVGGGEAGAALVEADIDAVYFTGSYATGVRIARAAAPRLLRVQLELGGKDPIYVCDDVPVAETAAAVADGAFYNAGQSCCAVERVYVQRAIAPAFIDAFVETVRGFAVGDPLDPRTYIGPLARRPQLAVLAAQVADARARGATVRTGGAPLEGPGNYFAPTVLTDVDHAMTVMREESFGPVIGIQVVGDDAEAVALMRDTEYGLTAGVYTRARARAERILAAMPTGSVYWNCCDRVTPRLPWSGRRHSGTGLTLSTHGIRAFAQPKAWHLRG
- a CDS encoding LLM class flavin-dependent oxidoreductase; protein product: MEFALFYEIPVARPWTRRSERDAYHQVLEQAVLGEQAGFHSLWTVEHHFLEEFSHCSNPEVLYGAIAARTSRLRLGYGVRLMPFPYNHPVRSAESAAVLDLLSDGRVEFGTGRSSTRAELEGFGIDPHRTRELWEEALDVVVAAWTNDVLEWNGKQFHIPPRRVLPKPIQDPHPPLWGATSSPDSHRIMGEKGMGLLSFTIGTPPEELKERIDLYRDGLTRATPVGKFVNGRAGTFTMVNVAASREQARANAAESFEWYARRGTEAVASVSKWMRELGQASGTYAYGDALADLDTSFLTYDFLESSGACIVGTPADCIETAKRYEAAGCDLLLCLMNPYKVPHRAVMESIELMGQHVIPALKK